Sequence from the Clostridium cylindrosporum DSM 605 genome:
GTATTTCATAAAGGAAATGAATGATAAAATTATCAAAGATGAATTAACAGGAATATATAATAAACGTTTTATTTATGAAAGGTTACCAATAGAGATCTTAAAAAGTAAATCCTTAAAATTTCCACTATCAATAATAATGACAGATATAGATTTTTTTAAGTCTGTAAATGATAACTATGGGCATTTAGCAGGTGATTTTATATTATTTGAATTTGCTTCACTAATTAAGAGTTCAATAAGAAAAGATAATGATTGGGTAGCAAGGTATGGAGGAGAGGAATTTATAATTGTTTTAGTCAATACAGATAATAATACTGCTTTTAAAATATCGGAAAAGATAAGAAAAGCGGTAGAGGAAAAAGTTTTTGAATTTGATGATAACAAAATTCAGATTACATCAAGCTTTGGTATATATACATTAGATGAAAATAACTTTAATTTAGATATAAAAGCGATTATAAAGTATGCTGATGAAAAACTATATGAAGCCAAAAGAACTGGTAGAAATAAGAGTATAAAATAGGGTGTATATTTAATAGCATGGATTAGGAGAATATGAAGAAATGTAGAGGTAATACAATAACTCCTAAAAAACAAACTATGTTTAAGTAGAATAGTATGTATACGCTTTTGTTGGTCTATATATGTAAAATTGATATATAGTATATTAGAGTATTATAATTGATATTATCATAAATGATAAAACAAACCATAAAACTATATGTAATAAAAAAAGGAAAGATAACAGTGTGGAATCACTTTATAAGTTTTTGAACAATTATAGCTCATTGTACGCAGAACATAATGGGAAAATAATAGGCTGTATAGGTATAGTAGGCCATGGAGAAAGAGCTCAACTTCGCTGGTTCTTACTTGATCAACATTATCGTGGGATTGGTCTCGGTAGGAAACTATTGCAAGAAGCAATAGATTAAAAATGCTAATTTATCTAATTGAATTAATGAAAGTTCTTCTAATACCTCACCAATTATTAATAGAGTGAATAATTTATAAAAAATACAGTGTTATTCAGAAGTGAATTTTATGGTATTTCCTATACCGTAAGATAATGATTTAATGTACCCAAGAGTAGGAAGTACTATTACAACTAGTAATACTAAGCCACCCTATAAGCCCAATATTACTAGTGCACCTAGGCTTATAGAAGGAAAGGCATATACAGTTTAGTATAACTCTACAAGTGATTGTCTTTTTATCAAAGCTAGTGCTATTGGAACATTAACATCTTACAAGGTACTAGCAAGTGAAATTTATAGTACAGAAGCAGAACACTCTTTTATAAGGGTGTTTTTTATGGTACTAGTAGATACTAATGTATATTTATATAAATTAAGGTTGTCAATGGTTAAGAGTATATAAGGTTGATATGAGAAAAATTTTTTGTAACTAGTTCATTAGATTATATTTGGTATTTATGTTATAATATTAAAGGAATAGGATTATGAGGAGTAGATATTATAGAAAAGTTTGTTTGAAAATCTAATGATGCTGCTGAAAGAATTAGAAAAGCAATATTAGATTTGAATTTAGAAAAAGAAAGAAGAGGTTCTAATAGAGAACTAAAAGAGTTTATGCAGAAATTTAAAAACGGAAAAAATATATGATAAGTTTAATAGATTAAGCATATACAGCTAGGTTTAAAACCCTAGCTTTTTTTATGCCTATCTTTAATGAAAGAAGGTTTAATATGAAAAATTAATTTTAGTGTTACAGTATCTGGTGAAATGAGGTAGATGAATGAATGTTATAAAGATTGTTAATATCACAGGATTAACGTTATGTGTACTAGGGTCTATTATAGTAGGCTTAATTACAACAAAGGGAAGACCTAAACCTGGGCAGGTAGTTAGGTTTCCTAATTATAAATTAGATAGGATTGGGTGGATCTTAATTATATTAGGTTTCAGTTTATCACTTATAGCGGCTATTTCTGCATAATAGAAAAAATTTGTGAAGTGG
This genomic interval carries:
- a CDS encoding GNAT family N-acetyltransferase; translation: MESLYKFLNNYSSLYAEHNGKIIGCIGIVGHGERAQLRWFLLDQHYRGIGLGRKLLQEAID
- a CDS encoding GGDEF domain-containing protein, which translates into the protein MDSNLISLIDNLSMLTNLYDVVRIVDPLIKKTIYYDKSKGKVEISNNNCYDFWKSSEYCPNCISIRAYNENDTFVKIEYNKEKIYMLMASPITIGDKKYIFEMFKDITDTGIIENIYNKTVAEIQYFIKEMNDKIIKDELTGIYNKRFIYERLPIEILKSKSLKFPLSIIMTDIDFFKSVNDNYGHLAGDFILFEFASLIKSSIRKDNDWVARYGGEEFIIVLVNTDNNTAFKISEKIRKAVEEKVFEFDDNKIQITSSFGIYTLDENNFNLDIKAIIKYADEKLYEAKRTGRNKSIK